One genomic segment of Bradyrhizobium prioriisuperbiae includes these proteins:
- a CDS encoding MmgE/PrpD family protein, whose protein sequence is MKQHSVRTYKSAEHLERADQLAWKIAAVASDPVAVEADVVEMIGNRIIDNAAVAAASVARRPVASARAQAQAHPFQPGATVFGLARGERVSPEWAAWANGVAVRELDFHDTFLAADYSHPGDNIPPVLAVAQHGGLSGADLVRGLAAAYEIQVDLVKGICLHEHKIDHIAHLGPSAAAGIGALLGLPTETIFQAVQQALHVTTTTRQSRKGEISSWKAYAPAFAGKMAIEAVDRVMRGEGAPSPAYEGEDGFIAWLLSGPKAEYIVPLPEPGEPKRAILDTYTKEHSAEYQSQALIDLARRLALRVGDLTAIKSIVIHTSHHTHYVIGTGANDPQKMDPAASRETLDHSIMYIFAVALEDGGWHHEKSYAPERACRPATVDLWHKISTVEDAEWTRRYHSRDASDKAFGGRVVVTLQNGTVISDEIAVADAHPLGARPFKRLDYVRKFRSLSEGVIASAEQDRFLATVERLTSLEAGKLTDLTFTVDPKLLGQVSTRGIFDWQAGATAARRATAG, encoded by the coding sequence GTGAAGCAGCATTCCGTTCGCACTTACAAATCCGCCGAGCATCTTGAGCGCGCCGATCAACTGGCCTGGAAGATCGCGGCCGTGGCATCCGATCCCGTCGCCGTCGAAGCCGATGTGGTGGAGATGATCGGCAACCGCATCATCGACAATGCCGCGGTGGCGGCGGCGTCAGTCGCGCGGCGTCCGGTGGCGAGCGCCCGCGCACAGGCGCAGGCGCACCCGTTCCAGCCCGGCGCCACGGTGTTCGGGCTCGCGCGCGGCGAGCGGGTGTCGCCGGAATGGGCGGCGTGGGCCAACGGCGTCGCGGTGCGTGAGCTCGATTTCCACGACACCTTTCTCGCGGCTGATTATTCCCACCCCGGCGACAACATTCCGCCGGTGCTGGCGGTGGCGCAGCATGGCGGTCTCTCCGGCGCCGATCTCGTGCGCGGCCTCGCAGCAGCTTACGAAATCCAGGTCGACCTGGTGAAAGGCATCTGCCTGCACGAACACAAGATCGACCATATCGCTCACCTCGGTCCGTCCGCCGCCGCCGGCATCGGCGCGCTGCTCGGACTGCCGACCGAAACCATCTTCCAGGCGGTGCAGCAGGCGCTGCATGTCACCACCACCACGCGGCAGTCGCGCAAGGGCGAGATTTCCAGCTGGAAGGCCTATGCCCCGGCCTTCGCCGGCAAGATGGCGATCGAGGCGGTGGACCGGGTGATGCGCGGTGAAGGTGCCCCGTCGCCGGCCTATGAGGGCGAGGATGGTTTCATTGCCTGGCTGCTCAGTGGTCCGAAAGCGGAATACATCGTGCCGCTGCCGGAGCCGGGCGAGCCCAAGCGCGCCATTCTCGATACCTACACCAAGGAGCATTCGGCCGAATACCAGAGCCAGGCGCTGATCGACCTGGCGCGGCGTTTGGCGCTGCGGGTCGGCGATCTCACTGCGATCAAGAGCATCGTGATCCACACCAGCCATCACACCCATTATGTGATCGGCACCGGCGCCAACGATCCGCAGAAGATGGATCCCGCCGCCAGCCGCGAAACCCTGGACCATTCCATCATGTACATCTTCGCGGTGGCGCTGGAGGACGGCGGTTGGCACCACGAAAAGTCCTATGCGCCGGAGCGGGCATGCAGGCCCGCCACGGTCGATCTCTGGCACAAGATCTCCACGGTGGAAGATGCGGAATGGACGCGGCGCTATCACAGTCGCGACGCGAGCGACAAAGCCTTCGGCGGCCGCGTGGTGGTGACCTTGCAAAACGGCACGGTGATCAGCGACGAGATCGCGGTGGCCGATGCCCATCCGCTTGGCGCCCGTCCCTTCAAGCGGCTCGACTATGTCAGGAAATTCCGCAGCCTGTCGGAGGGCGTGATTGCGTCCGCGGAGCAGGACCGCTTCCTGGCGACCGTCGAGCGATTGACCTCGCTGGAAGCGGGCAAGCTCACCGATCTCACCTTCACCGTCGATCCGAAGCTGCTCGGGCAGGTATCAACACGCGGCATTTTCGATTGGCAGGCCGGTGCAACCGCGGCACGCCGCGCCACTGCTGGGTGA
- a CDS encoding acyl-CoA thioesterase, protein MRTAIPSEADPAETRFVEMVFPEHANHYGTLFGGMALSLMGKAAFVAASRHARCPVVMARSDRIAFDEPVRVGELIELVARVVRSGSSAMTVAVDMIREDLLSGQRTAAVRGTFEMVAVNASGRPVRIPKSKTETKTISRADKETVS, encoded by the coding sequence ATGCGAACCGCCATCCCCAGCGAGGCCGATCCCGCCGAGACCCGGTTTGTCGAGATGGTGTTTCCGGAGCACGCCAATCATTACGGCACCCTGTTCGGCGGCATGGCGCTCAGCCTGATGGGCAAGGCTGCATTCGTGGCGGCCAGCCGACATGCCCGCTGCCCGGTGGTGATGGCGCGGTCCGACCGGATCGCTTTTGATGAGCCGGTGCGGGTTGGCGAGTTGATCGAACTGGTGGCGCGGGTGGTGCGCAGTGGCAGCAGCGCCATGACGGTGGCCGTCGACATGATCCGCGAAGATCTGCTGAGCGGCCAGCGCACGGCCGCGGTGCGCGGCACCTTCGAGATGGTCGCGGTCAATGCCAGCGGCCGCCCGGTCCGGATTCCAAAATCCAAAACAGAAACCAAGACAATCTCTCGAGCCGACAAGGAAACCGTGTCGTGA
- a CDS encoding multidrug efflux MFS transporter: MALDSTAAAPDDTAHWRGNLLVVVLGSFTTIVAMTLLLPFLPIYVEQLGVTDHAAIAQWSGAAYGATFFAAALVAPLWGHLADRYGRKLMLIRASLGMAIAMPLIGMAHDVWQLVLLRLFVGLAGGYASGSMILVATQTPKDRSGWALGVLSSGIMAGNLVGPLIGGALPPLIGIRDTFWLSGAVIFVTFLATCFFIKEETRPKGAKAKASSGGWASIPDKGPLLAMLTTGLLLMVANMSIEPIITVYVAELVQDASKVTLVSGVVMSAAALGSILSASRLGKLADRIGHWRVIIGALAVAAVLLIPQAFVTSGWQLIGLRFLMGIALGGLLPCIAAVIRHNVPDRVSGAALGYSTSSQYAGQVVGPLLGGFIGGHIGMRAVFLGTCVLMALGAAYNWWVLRSRQAIRTAA; this comes from the coding sequence ATGGCTCTCGACAGCACCGCAGCCGCTCCGGACGACACCGCTCACTGGCGGGGCAACCTGCTTGTGGTGGTGCTGGGCTCCTTCACCACCATCGTGGCGATGACCCTGCTGCTGCCATTCCTGCCGATCTATGTGGAGCAGCTTGGCGTCACCGATCATGCCGCCATCGCGCAGTGGTCGGGAGCTGCCTATGGCGCAACGTTTTTCGCGGCCGCGCTGGTGGCGCCGCTGTGGGGCCATCTCGCCGACCGCTATGGCCGCAAGCTGATGCTGATCCGCGCCAGCCTCGGCATGGCGATTGCGATGCCGCTGATCGGCATGGCGCATGATGTGTGGCAGCTGGTGCTGCTGCGGCTGTTTGTCGGTCTCGCCGGCGGCTATGCCTCGGGCTCGATGATCCTGGTGGCGACACAGACGCCGAAGGATCGCTCCGGCTGGGCGCTGGGCGTGCTGTCGTCTGGCATCATGGCCGGCAACCTGGTCGGCCCGCTGATCGGCGGCGCGCTGCCGCCGCTGATCGGCATCCGCGACACCTTCTGGCTGTCCGGCGCGGTGATTTTCGTGACGTTTCTGGCCACCTGCTTTTTCATCAAGGAAGAAACGCGTCCGAAAGGCGCGAAGGCCAAGGCATCGAGCGGCGGCTGGGCAAGCATTCCCGACAAGGGGCCATTGCTGGCGATGCTGACGACCGGGCTGCTGCTGATGGTCGCCAACATGTCGATCGAGCCGATCATCACGGTCTACGTCGCCGAACTGGTGCAGGACGCCAGCAAAGTGACGCTGGTCTCCGGCGTCGTGATGTCGGCCGCAGCACTCGGCAGCATTCTCTCCGCATCCCGTCTCGGCAAGCTCGCCGATCGCATCGGGCACTGGCGCGTGATCATCGGCGCGCTGGCGGTGGCCGCCGTGCTTTTGATCCCGCAGGCTTTCGTCACCAGCGGCTGGCAACTGATCGGCCTGCGTTTCCTGATGGGGATTGCACTTGGCGGACTGCTGCCCTGCATCGCGGCGGTGATCCGTCACAACGTGCCGGACCGTGTGTCCGGCGCGGCACTGGGATACTCGACGTCGTCGCAATATGCGGGACAGGTGGTGGGGCCGCTGCTCGGCGGCTTCATCGGCGGCCACATCGGCATGCGCGCGGTATTCCTCGGCACCTGCGTGCTGATGGCGCTGGGCGCGGCCTATAACTGGTGGGTGCTGCGATCGCGGCAAGCAATCCGAACCGCCGCATGA
- a CDS encoding short-chain fatty acyl-CoA regulator family protein, which translates to MKKSFMGVRLKRLRDERQLTQAALAGRLGISLSYLNQLENNQRPLTVPVLLALNAAFGLDVQMFAEDDEARLISDLREALSDPALGETIATAELRELALNMPAVGRVLVGLNQKYRRALEQTAALAARLGEDRQAEATILPSTPFEEVRDFFYAQHNYFPVLDEAAEAMGARMQQRVGQPMPALQTYLTQHHGISVVIDAVDDLASGTQRRFDPRTRTIYLSPRLRPGQQAFQLGTQIAMLALDSELRDLVDKAGLTSNDARGLARIGLANYFASALILPYTQFLEAAEQRRYDIDLLGHQFGVGFETVCHRLSTLQRPGARGISFFFIRVDRAGNISKRQSATDFHFSRVGGTCPLWNVYEAFASPGRILTQLARMPDERTYLWIARTVSHGRGGYGAPGKSFAVALGCDVRHAERIVYSQGLDTTDPSSATPIGVGCKVCERLACPQRAFPAVGRDLTIDDTRTRFAPYATSM; encoded by the coding sequence ATGAAGAAGTCTTTCATGGGCGTGCGGCTGAAGCGGCTGCGGGACGAGCGGCAGTTGACGCAGGCTGCGCTCGCCGGCCGGCTCGGCATTTCGCTGAGCTATCTCAACCAGCTCGAGAACAACCAGCGGCCGCTGACCGTGCCGGTGTTGCTGGCGCTGAATGCCGCGTTCGGCCTCGACGTGCAGATGTTCGCCGAGGACGACGAGGCGCGGCTGATCTCGGACCTGCGCGAGGCGCTGTCCGATCCGGCGCTGGGCGAAACCATCGCCACCGCCGAATTGCGCGAACTCGCGTTGAACATGCCGGCGGTCGGGCGCGTGCTGGTCGGCCTCAACCAGAAATATCGCCGCGCCCTGGAGCAGACCGCGGCGCTGGCGGCGCGGCTCGGCGAGGACCGCCAGGCCGAGGCGACCATCCTGCCGTCGACGCCGTTCGAGGAGGTGCGCGATTTCTTCTATGCGCAGCACAATTATTTTCCGGTGCTGGACGAGGCCGCGGAGGCCATGGGCGCGCGCATGCAGCAACGCGTCGGCCAGCCGATGCCGGCGCTGCAAACCTATCTGACGCAGCATCACGGCATCAGCGTGGTGATCGACGCGGTCGATGACCTCGCCTCCGGAACCCAGCGCCGGTTCGATCCCCGGACCCGGACGATTTATCTGTCGCCGCGTCTGCGGCCCGGGCAGCAGGCGTTTCAGCTCGGCACCCAGATCGCCATGCTGGCGCTCGACAGCGAGTTGCGCGACCTGGTCGACAAGGCCGGACTCACCAGCAACGATGCCCGCGGCCTCGCCCGCATCGGCCTCGCCAACTATTTCGCCAGCGCGCTGATCCTGCCCTATACGCAGTTCCTCGAGGCCGCCGAACAGCGTCGTTACGACATCGACCTGCTCGGCCATCAGTTCGGTGTCGGGTTCGAGACCGTCTGCCACCGATTGAGCACGCTGCAGCGGCCGGGCGCGCGCGGCATTTCCTTCTTCTTCATCCGGGTCGATCGCGCCGGCAACATCTCCAAGCGGCAATCGGCCACCGACTTCCATTTCTCGCGGGTCGGCGGCACCTGCCCGCTATGGAATGTATATGAAGCATTCGCGAGCCCGGGGCGGATTCTCACCCAGCTGGCGCGGATGCCGGATGAGCGGACATATTTGTGGATCGCACGCACGGTGTCGCACGGCCGCGGCGGCTATGGGGCGCCAGGCAAGAGTTTTGCCGTGGCGCTGGGGTGCGATGTCCGGCACGCAGAGCGCATTGTCTATTCGCAGGGCCTCGACACCACCGATCCATCGTCGGCAACCCCGATCGGCGTCGGCTGCAAGGTGTGCGAGCGGCTCGCCTGTCCGCAACGCGCGTTTCCGGCGGTCGGCCGCGACCTGACCATCGACGACACCCGCACGCGCTTCGCGCCGTACGCGACATCGATGTGA
- a CDS encoding thiamine pyrophosphate-binding protein — translation MSQRSPSRDASRRNFLKGATLAGAAALTTPAAANTPPPDLPADRPKAPVPGPRLAAAETTLPPVDPDPVKQSSSGGDFMVDVLKTLDIDYLAMNCASSFRGLHEALVNHGGNKPEILTCAHEEIAVHMAQGYAKIEGKPMAMICHGVVGLQHATMAMYNAWCDRVPMLVMGGNIIEANKRGPGAEWVHSAIDPAAIVRDFVKWDDQPTSLQHFAESAVRAYKVAVTPPMAPVMLSLDAELQENPIGDPAALRIPRLATVIPPQGNDAALAQLAKMLVDAETPVIICDRMARTPAGMTRLVELAETLQCAVIDNFGRMNFPSRHPLNQSFRRSIISQADVILALEVNELWGSLNDFSDRIVRSSAPKYKKTAKIVTLGSRDLYMKSNYQDFGRYQEVDLTIAGDAEASLPALTEQVKRLIDEGKKSTFEARGKKLAGAKLATIAQAKSDATIGWDASPITTARLCAELYGQIKDEDWSLVGTSIRLSWPHKLWNIDKSYQWNGGSGGAGVGYTLPASLGAALANKRHGRLTVAIGGDGDFMFVPSTLWTAAHHRIPLLYIVHNNRAYHQEYMYLQAMAARHGRGITNTDIGTTIKDPNVDYATVARGFGVYGEGPISDPRDLGPALKRAIAVVKTGQPALVDVVMDQR, via the coding sequence ATGTCACAACGCAGCCCCTCGCGCGATGCGAGTCGTCGCAATTTTCTGAAAGGCGCAACACTTGCCGGCGCCGCGGCGCTGACCACGCCGGCAGCCGCCAACACGCCGCCGCCGGATCTTCCCGCCGATCGCCCCAAGGCTCCGGTTCCCGGACCGAGACTCGCCGCGGCCGAGACGACGCTGCCGCCTGTCGATCCGGATCCGGTCAAGCAGAGCAGCAGCGGCGGCGACTTCATGGTCGACGTGCTCAAGACCCTCGACATCGACTACCTGGCGATGAATTGCGCCTCCAGCTTCCGCGGCCTGCACGAGGCGCTGGTCAATCACGGCGGCAACAAGCCGGAGATCCTGACTTGCGCGCATGAGGAAATCGCGGTCCACATGGCGCAGGGTTACGCCAAGATCGAAGGCAAGCCGATGGCGATGATCTGCCACGGCGTGGTCGGTCTGCAGCATGCCACCATGGCGATGTACAACGCCTGGTGCGACCGCGTGCCGATGCTGGTGATGGGCGGCAACATCATCGAGGCGAACAAGCGTGGCCCCGGCGCCGAATGGGTGCATTCGGCGATCGATCCGGCGGCGATCGTGCGGGACTTCGTCAAGTGGGACGACCAGCCGACCTCGCTGCAGCACTTCGCCGAATCGGCGGTGCGGGCCTACAAGGTGGCGGTGACACCGCCGATGGCGCCGGTGATGCTGTCACTCGACGCCGAGTTGCAGGAAAATCCGATCGGCGATCCGGCGGCGCTGCGGATTCCGCGGCTGGCCACAGTAATCCCACCGCAGGGCAACGACGCGGCGCTGGCACAGCTGGCCAAGATGCTGGTCGACGCCGAAACCCCTGTCATCATCTGCGACCGCATGGCCCGTACGCCGGCCGGCATGACGCGGCTGGTGGAGCTGGCGGAAACGCTGCAATGCGCCGTGATCGACAATTTCGGCCGCATGAATTTCCCCTCGCGGCATCCGCTCAACCAGTCGTTCCGGCGCTCCATCATCTCGCAGGCGGACGTCATCCTGGCGCTCGAGGTCAACGAATTGTGGGGCTCGCTCAACGACTTCAGCGATCGCATCGTGCGCAGTTCAGCGCCGAAGTATAAGAAGACTGCCAAGATCGTCACCCTCGGCAGTCGCGACCTCTACATGAAATCCAACTATCAGGATTTCGGCCGCTACCAGGAGGTCGACCTGACCATTGCCGGCGATGCGGAAGCGAGCCTGCCGGCGCTGACCGAACAGGTGAAGCGCCTGATCGATGAAGGCAAAAAATCCACCTTCGAAGCCCGTGGCAAGAAGCTTGCCGGCGCCAAGCTCGCCACCATCGCGCAGGCGAAGTCGGACGCCACCATCGGCTGGGATGCGAGCCCGATCACCACCGCGCGGCTGTGCGCGGAGCTCTACGGCCAGATCAAGGACGAGGATTGGTCGCTGGTCGGCACCTCGATCCGCCTGTCGTGGCCGCACAAATTGTGGAACATCGACAAATCCTACCAATGGAATGGCGGCTCGGGCGGCGCCGGCGTCGGCTACACCCTGCCTGCCTCCCTCGGCGCGGCGCTCGCCAACAAGCGCCACGGCCGCCTGACGGTGGCCATCGGCGGCGACGGTGACTTCATGTTCGTGCCGAGCACGCTATGGACCGCCGCGCATCACCGTATTCCGCTGCTCTACATCGTGCACAACAATCGCGCCTATCACCAGGAGTACATGTATCTGCAGGCGATGGCCGCGCGTCACGGCCGCGGCATCACCAACACCGATATCGGCACCACGATCAAGGATCCGAATGTCGACTACGCCACGGTGGCGCGCGGCTTCGGTGTCTATGGCGAGGGTCCGATCTCCGATCCCAGGGATCTCGGCCCCGCGCTGAAGCGCGCCATCGCCGTGGTGAAAACCGGCCAACCTGCATTGGTCGACGTGGTGATGGATCAGCGCTGA
- a CDS encoding indolepyruvate ferredoxin oxidoreductase family protein: MKHETPLQFAAGDYRLEDRYTKDSGRVFLTGTQAVARIAFDQARRDRAAGLKTAGFVSGYRGSPLGGVDLELWRAKDLLKELDIAFMPAVNEDLAATAVLGSQQVETQAERKVEGVFGLWYGKGPGVDRAGDALKHGNAYGSSPHGGVLVVAGDDHGCVSSSMPHQSDVAFMTFFMPTLNPASISEYLAFGEYGYALSRYSGMWVGFKAISETVEAGASIDLTPDRVFNAPDFTPPPSGLHYRWPDLPGPQIESRMAAKKKAVQAFADANPIDRHIYELSHAQYGIVTTGKGHLDLMEALRLLDLDEAACRTLGIDIYKIGLVWPLAVRDTLAFIQGKQEVLVIEEKRGIIESQLKEYFYDFPGSKPERMVGKTDEDGEDLIPWIGELSPRLLAPIVAARLDKFFPELSLPAKARALKAQDDRVIQIPGATRTPYFCSGCPHNTSTKVPEGSKALAGIGCHFMASWMDRETSSLIQMGGEGVNWTAASMFTGRGHIFQNLGEGTYYHSGSMAIRQAIAAKANITYKILYNDAVAMTGGQPVDGPISVQAIAHSVRAEGVQRIALVSDDPDKFSLRDFPAGVTLHDRSDLDPVQRELRVIPGVTVLIYEQTCATEKRRRRKRGTMTDPKRFAVINDLVCEGCGDCSVESNCLSVEPKETPFGRKRKINLSTCNKDFSCLNGFCPSFVTVEGATRRRKAVDLSGLRDKAAALPTPAMATLDKPFDLLVTGVGGTGVVTIGALIAMAAHLEGKGASVLDFMGFAQKFGPVLSFLRLAARPDQIHQVRIDDGAADALIGCDVVVSSSPKASSTYRSGMGAVVNSAEMPTGDIVRLRDADLNVTGRLGALARTIGAANLRALDANGLAERLCGDAVFANMIMLGAAWQQGLVPVSLDALMRAIDLNKVQTDRNKAAFAIGRLACANPAALSENDPAEAPETLDSIVTRRTDFLTQYQNAAWAQRYRTTVDRVRAAERPFGTQTLTEAAARSLFKLMSYKDEYEVARLHMETGFIDRLRDEFDGDFRINYHLAPPMLPLGRDARGRPRKIQLGQWMQLPFKLLARLKGLRGTPLDPFGYTAERKMERALIGWYEDLIALMLRDLPRVGTTRLLPIASAPMDIRGYGPVKDKAVHEVRARVEALIAELATGSEPRRAA; this comes from the coding sequence ATGAAGCACGAAACTCCGCTGCAGTTTGCCGCCGGCGACTACCGCCTCGAGGATCGTTACACCAAAGACAGCGGCCGGGTGTTTCTCACCGGCACCCAGGCTGTCGCCCGCATCGCCTTCGACCAGGCCCGGCGCGACCGCGCCGCGGGACTGAAGACCGCGGGGTTTGTGTCCGGCTATCGCGGCTCGCCACTTGGCGGCGTCGATCTGGAATTGTGGCGCGCCAAGGATCTGCTGAAAGAACTCGACATCGCCTTCATGCCGGCGGTGAACGAGGATCTCGCCGCCACCGCCGTGCTCGGATCGCAGCAGGTGGAGACACAGGCCGAACGCAAGGTCGAAGGCGTATTCGGGCTCTGGTACGGCAAGGGCCCCGGTGTCGACCGCGCCGGCGACGCGCTCAAACACGGCAATGCCTACGGCTCGTCGCCCCATGGCGGCGTGCTGGTGGTGGCGGGCGACGACCATGGCTGCGTCTCGTCGTCGATGCCGCATCAGTCCGACGTCGCGTTCATGACCTTTTTCATGCCGACGCTCAATCCGGCATCGATCTCGGAATACCTGGCGTTCGGCGAATATGGCTACGCGCTGTCGCGCTACTCCGGCATGTGGGTCGGCTTCAAGGCGATCTCGGAGACCGTGGAAGCCGGCGCCTCCATCGACCTCACGCCGGACCGCGTGTTCAACGCGCCCGACTTCACCCCGCCGCCCAGCGGCCTGCACTATCGATGGCCGGACCTGCCGGGCCCGCAGATCGAGAGCCGGATGGCGGCCAAAAAGAAAGCCGTGCAGGCGTTCGCCGACGCCAATCCGATCGACCGGCACATCTACGAACTCTCCCACGCGCAATACGGCATCGTCACCACCGGCAAGGGCCATCTCGATTTGATGGAGGCGCTGCGGCTGCTCGATCTCGACGAGGCCGCCTGCCGCACGCTTGGCATCGACATCTACAAGATCGGCCTGGTGTGGCCGCTGGCGGTGCGCGATACGCTGGCCTTCATCCAGGGCAAGCAGGAAGTGCTCGTTATCGAGGAGAAGCGCGGCATCATCGAGAGCCAGCTCAAGGAATATTTTTATGATTTTCCGGGCTCCAAGCCGGAACGCATGGTGGGCAAGACCGACGAGGATGGAGAGGACCTGATCCCCTGGATCGGCGAACTCTCGCCGCGGCTCTTGGCACCTATCGTGGCCGCGCGTCTCGACAAGTTCTTTCCCGAACTCAGCCTGCCGGCAAAGGCGCGCGCACTAAAGGCGCAGGACGACCGTGTGATCCAGATCCCGGGCGCGACACGCACACCGTACTTCTGCTCCGGCTGCCCGCACAACACCTCCACCAAGGTGCCGGAGGGATCAAAGGCGCTGGCCGGCATCGGCTGCCACTTCATGGCAAGCTGGATGGACCGCGAGACCTCGTCGCTGATCCAGATGGGTGGCGAAGGCGTGAACTGGACCGCGGCATCGATGTTCACAGGCCGCGGGCACATCTTCCAGAACCTTGGCGAAGGCACCTATTATCATTCCGGCTCGATGGCGATCCGCCAGGCGATCGCGGCCAAAGCGAACATCACCTACAAGATTCTCTACAACGACGCTGTCGCCATGACCGGCGGCCAGCCAGTCGACGGCCCGATCAGCGTGCAGGCGATCGCACACTCGGTGCGCGCCGAGGGCGTGCAGCGCATCGCGCTGGTGTCGGACGATCCCGACAAGTTCTCCCTTCGTGATTTCCCTGCCGGCGTCACGCTGCATGATCGCAGCGATCTCGATCCCGTACAGCGCGAGCTGCGCGTGATCCCTGGCGTCACCGTTTTGATTTACGAGCAGACCTGCGCCACCGAGAAGCGGCGACGGCGCAAGCGCGGCACCATGACCGACCCGAAGCGTTTTGCCGTGATCAATGACCTGGTGTGCGAGGGTTGCGGCGACTGTTCGGTGGAATCCAATTGCTTGAGCGTCGAGCCGAAGGAGACGCCGTTCGGCCGCAAACGCAAGATCAATCTATCAACCTGCAACAAGGACTTTTCCTGCCTCAACGGCTTCTGCCCGAGTTTCGTCACGGTCGAGGGCGCGACGCGCCGGCGCAAAGCGGTTGATCTCAGTGGCCTTCGCGACAAGGCGGCTGCATTGCCGACGCCCGCGATGGCCACGCTGGACAAGCCATTTGACCTGCTGGTCACCGGTGTCGGCGGCACCGGCGTCGTCACCATCGGCGCATTGATCGCGATGGCGGCGCATCTGGAAGGCAAGGGCGCCAGCGTGCTGGACTTCATGGGCTTCGCCCAGAAATTCGGACCGGTGCTGAGTTTTCTGCGGCTAGCCGCGCGGCCCGACCAGATCCACCAGGTGAGGATCGACGACGGCGCGGCGGACGCGCTGATCGGCTGTGACGTGGTGGTGTCGTCGTCGCCGAAGGCATCATCCACCTATCGCAGCGGCATGGGCGCGGTGGTCAATTCCGCCGAGATGCCGACCGGCGACATTGTGCGGCTGCGCGATGCCGACCTGAACGTGACGGGACGGCTCGGTGCCCTGGCCCGGACCATCGGCGCGGCGAACCTACGCGCCCTCGATGCCAACGGCCTGGCCGAGCGCCTGTGCGGTGATGCGGTGTTCGCCAACATGATCATGCTCGGCGCGGCCTGGCAGCAGGGCCTGGTGCCGGTGTCGCTCGACGCGCTGATGCGCGCGATTGACCTCAACAAGGTCCAGACCGACAGAAACAAAGCCGCGTTCGCAATCGGGCGCCTCGCCTGCGCCAATCCCGCAGCCTTGTCGGAGAACGATCCCGCCGAGGCACCGGAAACACTCGACAGCATCGTCACGCGACGCACTGATTTTCTCACGCAGTACCAGAACGCGGCCTGGGCCCAGCGCTATCGCACGACCGTCGATCGCGTCCGGGCCGCGGAACGGCCGTTTGGAACGCAGACCCTGACCGAAGCGGCCGCGCGGTCCCTGTTCAAGCTCATGTCCTACAAGGACGAGTATGAAGTCGCCCGTCTGCACATGGAGACCGGCTTCATCGACAGGCTTCGCGACGAGTTCGACGGCGACTTCCGGATCAACTACCATCTCGCGCCACCAATGCTGCCGCTGGGCCGTGATGCCCGCGGACGTCCACGCAAGATCCAACTGGGACAGTGGATGCAGCTGCCATTCAAGCTGCTGGCGCGGCTGAAGGGCCTGCGTGGCACGCCGTTGGACCCATTCGGTTATACGGCCGAGCGCAAGATGGAACGCGCGCTGATCGGCTGGTATGAGGACCTGATCGCGCTGATGCTGCGCGACCTGCCGCGCGTGGGTACGACGCGCCTGCTGCCGATTGCTTCGGCCCCCATGGATATCCGCGGCTACGGGCCGGTGAAGGACAAGGCGGTGCACGAGGTGCGCGCGCGGGTGGAGGCGCTGATTGCAGAGCTTGCGACGGGGAGCGAACCGCGGCGCGCGGCGTAA
- a CDS encoding GntR family transcriptional regulator yields MSQMQQVEQQLRDMILGLEIGPGERLTERWIEARFEASRTPIRAALLRLETEGLVGRDGRGWTVAPINLGELEQISVYREAVEVAAVRLTCALADRGGIDAVEGLLESCDSETSREEWHRVGMDFHIELARLSGNEFLFRGVKDAMMRLSRARWLEVRDEAARDRAWAEHHEIVVAVRDGNADAAASLLQQHIGGSRDRLITSLHDDRRGLRARGFAVVAG; encoded by the coding sequence ATGTCTCAGATGCAGCAGGTGGAGCAGCAGCTTCGCGACATGATCCTCGGCCTTGAGATCGGGCCGGGCGAGCGCCTTACCGAGCGCTGGATCGAAGCGCGGTTCGAAGCCTCGCGCACCCCGATTCGCGCAGCGCTGCTGCGTCTCGAAACCGAGGGGCTGGTTGGCCGCGATGGGCGCGGCTGGACGGTGGCGCCGATCAATCTCGGCGAGCTCGAGCAGATTTCGGTCTATCGCGAAGCGGTGGAGGTCGCCGCCGTACGGCTGACCTGTGCGCTTGCGGATCGCGGTGGCATCGACGCGGTCGAGGGATTGCTCGAGTCCTGTGACAGCGAGACCTCGCGCGAGGAATGGCATCGCGTCGGCATGGATTTTCACATCGAGTTGGCGCGGCTGTCCGGCAACGAATTCCTGTTCCGCGGTGTGAAGGACGCGATGATGCGATTGTCGCGCGCCCGCTGGCTCGAAGTGCGCGACGAAGCTGCGCGCGATCGCGCCTGGGCCGAGCATCACGAGATTGTCGTGGCGGTCAGAGACGGTAATGCGGATGCCGCGGCGTCGTTGCTTCAGCAGCACATTGGCGGCAGCCGCGACCGTCTCATCACGTCCCTGCATGACGACCGACGTGGCCTGCGTGCGCGGGGGTTTGCGGTGGTCGCGGGGTGA